A region from the Stutzerimonas stutzeri genome encodes:
- a CDS encoding zinc-dependent alcohol dehydrogenase family protein: protein MARIVRIHEYGDASVLKLEDLEVSAPAANEVQISVKAIGLNRAEVMFRNHAYLQEAEFPSRLGYEAAGIVTAVGSDVTEITIGDSVALIPPLDITRWGTYGELANVPAHLVVKSPENLSFEEAAASWMQYVTAWGALIEQAKLRQGDFVIVTAASSSVGLAAFQMARMVGATSIAITRTHAKKQALLDAGAAHVIVSDEEDIVERVMTITAGQGARVVFDPVGGPSFEPLTQSMARGGILLEYGALSSEPTPFPLFTVLGKSLTLKGYLYAEIVADPEALERAKAFILQGLKSGALRPIIAKTFTLSDIQDAHRFLEANQQIGKIVVTV from the coding sequence ATGGCACGCATTGTCAGAATTCATGAATACGGTGACGCCAGCGTTCTGAAGCTGGAAGATCTGGAAGTATCGGCACCAGCAGCAAACGAGGTGCAAATTAGTGTTAAAGCCATTGGCTTGAACCGAGCCGAAGTGATGTTCCGCAATCACGCATACCTACAAGAAGCGGAGTTCCCCAGCCGCTTAGGCTACGAGGCCGCAGGCATCGTAACGGCAGTTGGGAGCGACGTAACCGAGATCACGATTGGTGACTCGGTCGCTCTGATCCCACCTCTGGATATTACTCGCTGGGGCACCTATGGCGAGTTGGCCAATGTACCGGCCCACCTGGTGGTAAAGAGCCCTGAGAACTTGTCCTTTGAAGAGGCTGCGGCGTCTTGGATGCAGTACGTCACCGCCTGGGGGGCATTGATTGAACAGGCGAAGCTACGGCAGGGCGATTTTGTCATCGTTACCGCCGCGTCAAGCAGTGTTGGCTTGGCCGCCTTCCAAATGGCTCGTATGGTCGGCGCCACATCGATTGCGATCACTCGAACTCACGCGAAGAAGCAAGCCCTACTTGATGCAGGCGCTGCGCATGTCATCGTCAGCGATGAAGAGGATATCGTCGAGCGTGTTATGACGATAACTGCCGGTCAAGGCGCTCGCGTTGTATTCGATCCTGTAGGCGGGCCGTCCTTTGAACCTCTCACGCAGAGCATGGCGCGGGGCGGAATTTTGCTGGAGTACGGCGCACTTAGCTCTGAACCGACACCATTCCCACTGTTTACCGTGCTGGGCAAAAGCCTGACTTTGAAGGGCTATCTCTACGCAGAGATTGTGGCCGACCCTGAAGCCCTAGAGAGAGCAAAGGCTTTTATTCTGCAAGGGTTGAAGTCCGGTGCGTTGCGCCCGATCATCGCAAAGACATTCACACTTAGCGACATCCAGGATGCCCATCGTTTCCTTGAAGCCAATCAGCAGATCGGCAAGATCGTGGTAACTGTCTGA
- a CDS encoding zinc-binding alcohol dehydrogenase family protein, translating into MKAISFTQHALPIDNPQALIGISLPRPTPGPRDLLVEVRAVSVNPVDTKVRAGTFTKEPKILGWDATGIVREVGAEVTLFQPGDEVFYAGSIARTGSYSEFHLVDERIVGHKPHSLSAADAAALPLTSITAWELLFDRLGVVEGTGEGKCLLITGAAGGVGSMLVQLARKLTRLTVIGTASRQETADWVRQLGAHHVIDHSQPLLAQLQALGVPEIDYVASLTHTEQHFAQLIDVLKPQGRLGVIDDPETLDVMPLKRKSLSLHWELMFTRSLYETPDMINQHHLLNRVSALIDQGVLQTTVGEHFGAINAANMRRAHALIESGKARGKIVLEGF; encoded by the coding sequence ATGAAAGCCATCAGCTTTACCCAGCACGCGTTGCCCATCGACAATCCACAAGCATTGATCGGCATCAGTCTCCCGCGGCCCACGCCTGGCCCTCGGGATCTGCTGGTCGAAGTTCGCGCGGTATCAGTGAATCCGGTGGATACCAAGGTGCGCGCCGGAACTTTCACAAAAGAACCGAAAATCCTCGGCTGGGACGCCACAGGCATTGTCCGCGAGGTCGGCGCTGAAGTGACGCTGTTTCAGCCGGGCGATGAAGTGTTCTATGCCGGCTCGATTGCCCGCACCGGCAGCTACAGCGAATTCCATTTGGTCGATGAGCGGATCGTCGGGCACAAGCCTCATTCATTGAGTGCCGCCGATGCGGCAGCGTTGCCATTGACCTCGATCACGGCCTGGGAATTGTTGTTTGACCGGCTCGGTGTCGTCGAGGGTACGGGGGAGGGCAAGTGCCTGTTGATCACTGGAGCGGCTGGCGGCGTCGGTTCGATGCTGGTGCAACTGGCCCGAAAGTTGACCCGCCTTACCGTCATTGGTACCGCCTCACGCCAGGAAACCGCTGATTGGGTGCGGCAGTTGGGCGCGCATCACGTGATCGATCACAGCCAGCCACTGCTCGCACAGTTGCAAGCGCTCGGTGTGCCGGAGATCGACTATGTCGCCAGCCTAACCCACACCGAACAACACTTTGCACAACTGATCGACGTGCTCAAGCCACAGGGGCGTCTGGGTGTGATTGACGATCCCGAAACCCTCGATGTGATGCCGCTCAAGCGCAAGTCGCTGTCATTGCATTGGGAGCTGATGTTCACCCGCTCGCTGTACGAAACCCCGGACATGATTAATCAGCATCACCTGCTCAATCGGGTCAGCGCTCTGATTGACCAAGGTGTTCTGCAAACTACCGTGGGCGAGCACTTTGGTGCGATCAATGCGGCAAACATGCGTCGTGCCCATGCGCTGATCGAGAGCGGCAAGGCCCGGGGCAAGATCGTTCTCGAAGGTTTTTGA
- a CDS encoding IS3 family transposase (programmed frameshift) yields MSNQRYPEEFKIEAVKHITERGLRVADVAERLGVSAHSLYAWVKRYSKPQIQRQQVDDQQAELRRLRAELKRVTEERDIPKKGRRVLCQGVRLKYAVISKLSVEYPVRRLCQTLQVHPSGYYAWLAEPKSARAKEDQRLLGLIKHAWLESGGVYGYRKIHDDLRELGESCGRHRVARLMRREGLRSQTGYRRRPGYYGGKPPVASPNRLERQFNVSEPNKVWVTDITYIRTYEGWLYLAVVLDLFSRQVIGWSMKPRMCSDLAIDALLMAVWRRKPKQEVMIHSDQGSQFSSSDWQSFLKANNLISSMSRRGNCHDNAVAESFFQLLKRERIRRKTYGTREEARSDVFDYIEMFYNPKRRHSSAMQLSPVEFEKRYFQSLESV; encoded by the exons ACATCACTGAACGCGGCTTGCGCGTTGCTGATGTAGCAGAGCGTCTAGGCGTGTCCGCGCACAGCCTGTACGCCTGGGTAAAGCGCTACAGCAAACCCCAAATACAGCGGCAGCAGGTAGATGATCAGCAGGCTGAGCTGCGTCGCTTGCGCGCGGAACTCAAGCGGGTGACCGAAGAGCGAGACATCC CTAAAAAAGGCCGCCGCGTACTTTGCCAAGGAGTCCGGCTGAAGTACGCCGTTATCAGCAAACTGTCGGTGGAGTACCCGGTACGGCGTCTCTGCCAGACCCTCCAGGTACATCCCAGCGGTTACTACGCCTGGCTGGCCGAGCCGAAATCCGCGCGTGCCAAGGAAGATCAGCGTCTGCTCGGATTGATCAAGCATGCCTGGTTGGAAAGCGGCGGGGTCTACGGCTACCGCAAGATCCACGACGACCTGCGTGAGCTGGGCGAGTCCTGTGGCCGGCACCGTGTGGCTCGCCTGATGAGGAGAGAGGGGCTGCGCTCGCAGACCGGTTATCGCCGGCGCCCCGGGTACTACGGTGGCAAGCCGCCGGTGGCCTCGCCCAACCGTCTGGAGCGGCAGTTCAATGTCAGTGAACCGAACAAGGTCTGGGTCACCGACATCACTTACATCCGCACGTATGAGGGCTGGTTGTACTTGGCGGTGGTGCTGGATCTGTTTTCTCGCCAAGTGATCGGCTGGTCGATGAAGCCTCGGATGTGCAGCGATCTGGCCATCGATGCGTTGCTGATGGCGGTGTGGCGGCGCAAGCCCAAGCAGGAAGTGATGATCCATTCCGACCAGGGCAGCCAGTTCAGCAGCTCGGACTGGCAGAGTTTCCTCAAGGCCAACAACCTGATCAGCAGCATGAGTCGACGCGGTAACTGTCACGACAACGCGGTCGCGGAAAGCTTTTTCCAGTTGCTGAAGCGGGAACGCATCCGACGGAAAACCTACGGAACCCGCGAAGAAGCCCGCAGTGATGTGTTCGATTACATCGAGATGTTCTATAACCCCAAGCGCCGGCACAGCAGCGCTATGCAGCTATCGCCAGTGGAGTTTGAAAAGCGCTATTTCCAGAGCTTGGAGAGTGTCTAG
- a CDS encoding IS5-like element ISPa16 family transposase, with product MKQMTFADAEYAGKRKQTRKELFLIEMDQVVPWKGLIALIEPHYPKGEGGRPAYPLMAMLRIHLMQNWFGYSDPAMEEALYETTILRQFAGLSLERIPDETTILNFRRLLEKHELAAGILGVINGYLGDRGLSLRQGTIVDATLIHAPSSTKNQDGKRDPEMHQSKKGNQYYFGMKAHIGVDDESGLVHSVVGTAANVADITQVDKLLHGDENVVCADAGYTGVEKRLEHAGREVIWQVAARRSTYKKLDKRSALYKAKRKIEKAKAQVRAKVEHPFRVIKRQFGYVKVRFRGLAKNTAQLVSLFALSNLWMARRHLLTTAGKVHL from the coding sequence ATGAAGCAGATGACCTTCGCCGACGCCGAGTACGCCGGCAAGCGCAAGCAGACCCGTAAGGAATTGTTCCTGATCGAGATGGATCAGGTGGTGCCGTGGAAGGGATTGATTGCCCTGATCGAGCCACACTACCCAAAGGGTGAAGGTGGTCGTCCAGCCTATCCGCTGATGGCCATGTTACGTATCCATCTGATGCAGAACTGGTTCGGCTACAGCGACCCGGCCATGGAAGAAGCGCTCTACGAGACGACCATCCTGCGTCAGTTCGCCGGGCTGAGCCTGGAGCGCATTCCCGACGAAACCACCATCCTCAACTTCCGTCGCTTGCTGGAGAAACATGAGCTGGCAGCCGGCATCCTCGGCGTAATCAATGGCTACCTGGGGGATCGCGGCCTGTCGCTGCGCCAGGGCACTATCGTCGATGCCACACTGATCCACGCGCCCAGCTCGACCAAGAACCAGGACGGCAAGCGCGACCCGGAAATGCACCAGAGCAAGAAAGGGAACCAGTATTACTTTGGCATGAAGGCGCACATCGGCGTGGATGATGAGTCGGGGCTGGTACACAGCGTGGTAGGCACGGCAGCCAACGTGGCGGATATCACCCAGGTCGACAAACTGCTGCACGGTGACGAGAACGTCGTCTGCGCCGATGCCGGCTACACCGGCGTCGAAAAGCGCCTCGAACATGCTGGCCGCGAAGTGATCTGGCAGGTCGCAGCACGCCGCAGCACCTACAAGAAGCTCGATAAACGCAGCGCCCTGTACAAAGCCAAGCGCAAGATCGAGAAGGCCAAGGCACAAGTGCGAGCGAAGGTCGAGCACCCGTTTCGAGTGATCAAGCGCCAGTTCGGTTACGTGAAGGTGCGCTTCCGTGGCCTGGCCAAGAACACCGCTCAGCTGGTGTCGCTGTTCGCGCTGTCGAACCTATGGATGGCGCGCCGACATTTGCTGACTACCGCAGGAAAGGTGCACCTGTAA
- a CDS encoding LLM class oxidoreductase: protein MYLPSTIPYQQHRGFSRTFTPGHLSLGLFFPLEAFGGDIPSMLNQVALAKRAEELGFSALWFRDVPLRDPNFGDVGQVFDPWVYLGYMAAHTSEIALGSASIAIPLHHPLHTAKASASVDQLSAGRLILGVASGDRPVEFSAFDVDPERRGEVFREHYEVIRRAYSTSFEPIRWSGGELRGADLIPKPTTQVIPMLVTGHSRQSLDWIASESAGWINYPRAPKMQRLIVEDWRMEVMKQCGSVYKPFTQSLYIDLSENPSTPPTPIHLGFRLGRDHLRALLESLEEIGVDHVILNLKYGKRPAADVIEELGTHIVAQFGVKARPGAN, encoded by the coding sequence ATGTATCTGCCGAGCACGATTCCTTATCAGCAGCATCGAGGGTTCAGCCGAACCTTCACTCCGGGTCATTTGAGCCTGGGATTGTTCTTCCCTTTGGAGGCCTTCGGTGGGGACATTCCGAGCATGCTCAACCAGGTCGCATTGGCCAAACGAGCAGAGGAGCTGGGCTTCTCCGCGCTCTGGTTTCGCGACGTGCCTCTTCGGGACCCTAATTTCGGCGATGTCGGCCAAGTCTTCGATCCCTGGGTTTACCTGGGCTATATGGCGGCTCATACGTCAGAGATAGCGCTTGGCAGCGCATCCATTGCCATCCCTTTACACCATCCTCTGCACACGGCCAAGGCGTCAGCCAGCGTCGATCAGTTGAGCGCAGGTCGCTTGATTCTGGGCGTAGCCTCCGGCGATCGCCCAGTGGAGTTTTCAGCCTTTGACGTCGATCCCGAAAGGCGCGGAGAAGTCTTTCGAGAGCACTACGAGGTGATTCGCCGAGCCTACAGCACCAGCTTCGAACCCATCCGCTGGAGCGGTGGTGAGCTGCGCGGCGCAGACCTCATTCCGAAACCCACAACCCAAGTGATTCCGATGCTCGTGACCGGACATAGCCGCCAGTCACTGGATTGGATCGCGAGCGAAAGCGCCGGATGGATCAACTATCCACGCGCGCCGAAAATGCAGCGACTGATCGTGGAAGATTGGCGGATGGAGGTCATGAAGCAATGTGGTTCCGTCTATAAGCCCTTCACTCAGTCGCTTTACATCGACCTCAGTGAGAACCCGTCCACGCCGCCCACTCCCATTCATTTGGGGTTCAGGCTCGGACGCGACCACCTCCGGGCTTTGCTGGAGTCGCTTGAGGAAATCGGGGTGGACCACGTTATCCTCAATCTCAAGTACGGAAAGCGCCCTGCGGCGGACGTCATTGAGGAACTGGGCACTCACATCGTTGCGCAATTCGGAGTAAAGGCGCGTCCTGGAGCAAATTGA
- a CDS encoding putative quinol monooxygenase encodes MNTSSNKLVSIAVLKAKAGKEQALKEELLTLIEPTRAEPGNLDYVLFEQRDEQGTFYMREAFRDQAALDAHFSMPYFQRFAATADDLLQEPLQLIFLEQVSA; translated from the coding sequence ATGAATACGTCCAGTAACAAGTTGGTATCAATTGCCGTGCTCAAGGCCAAGGCAGGCAAAGAACAGGCATTGAAAGAAGAATTGCTGACGCTGATAGAGCCGACCCGCGCAGAGCCGGGCAATCTCGATTATGTGTTGTTCGAGCAGCGTGACGAGCAGGGCACTTTCTACATGCGCGAGGCTTTCAGGGATCAGGCGGCGCTGGATGCGCATTTTTCGATGCCTTACTTTCAGCGCTTTGCCGCCACGGCAGATGATCTGCTGCAAGAGCCGTTGCAACTGATATTCCTTGAACAGGTATCGGCCTGA
- a CDS encoding site-specific integrase: MNAETQGAYISLASNFYATRMQGVELDELNIIGALLRAAPDYRPDYYRRLRNALAYDQKRRGNFWAAQEINRTLNPVTVLNLPRKKKQRRPQKLSAADFETWLRCLAERDMPVEAGALMVISLTGARPCELNGISIDGRRIHISGAKLSHNGLRGASRTLEADGDVCNILRNALAAFKCQPRSIDSIRIALHQVATELFGRRKVPSMYTLRHQFGSNLKASGMSAIEMAYVMGHQATDSISRYGDKRFGRAEAVKVKPASDADFSKLRETVPARMRADAVALNDQRDLDRRSEVADG; encoded by the coding sequence ATGAATGCAGAGACTCAAGGCGCCTACATCAGTTTGGCCAGTAACTTCTATGCGACTCGAATGCAGGGCGTTGAGCTTGATGAGCTCAATATTATTGGTGCTTTGCTTCGGGCGGCTCCTGATTACCGCCCGGACTATTATCGGCGCTTACGTAACGCTTTGGCGTATGATCAAAAGCGTCGAGGCAATTTCTGGGCTGCCCAAGAAATCAATCGGACGCTCAATCCGGTCACTGTGTTAAATCTGCCGCGAAAGAAAAAACAGCGACGTCCGCAGAAGCTTTCTGCCGCTGATTTCGAGACGTGGCTACGGTGCCTGGCTGAACGAGATATGCCTGTCGAAGCGGGAGCGTTAATGGTGATATCTCTTACCGGAGCGCGACCATGCGAGCTTAACGGAATCTCTATTGATGGCCGGCGCATCCATATATCTGGTGCAAAGCTTAGCCACAACGGTTTACGCGGCGCTAGCCGAACGCTTGAGGCTGATGGAGACGTCTGCAATATCTTGAGAAACGCTCTCGCTGCTTTTAAATGTCAGCCGCGCAGTATAGATTCAATACGCATTGCGCTTCACCAAGTCGCTACTGAGCTATTCGGTAGGAGGAAGGTGCCGAGTATGTACACACTTCGTCACCAGTTCGGCTCAAATCTGAAAGCCTCAGGCATGTCCGCAATAGAAATGGCATACGTCATGGGGCACCAGGCTACCGATTCGATTAGCCGCTATGGCGATAAAAGATTTGGACGTGCAGAAGCGGTTAAGGTTAAGCCTGCAAGCGATGCTGACTTTTCAAAGCTGAGAGAGACAGTGCCTGCTCGAATGCGTGCGGACGCGGTGGCCCTTAATGATCAGCGAGACTTGGATCGTAGGTCTGAGGTCGCTGACGGCTGA
- a CDS encoding putative quinol monooxygenase, giving the protein MTKLALFVRLEAKPGQEAALADFLASALPLANAESGTTAWFALKFGPSTFGVFDAFADEAGRQAHLNGQIAAALMANAATLLSSPPNIEKVELLAAKLPA; this is encoded by the coding sequence ATGACCAAGCTCGCCCTGTTTGTTCGCCTCGAAGCCAAACCCGGCCAGGAGGCTGCGCTTGCCGACTTCCTGGCCAGCGCACTGCCGCTCGCCAACGCCGAGTCCGGCACCACTGCCTGGTTCGCATTGAAGTTTGGCCCTTCGACGTTCGGTGTGTTCGATGCCTTTGCCGATGAGGCAGGTCGCCAAGCACATCTGAACGGCCAGATCGCCGCGGCCTTGATGGCCAACGCCGCGACCTTGCTCAGTTCTCCGCCCAATATCGAGAAGGTCGAACTGCTTGCAGCCAAACTGCCTGCATGA
- a CDS encoding LysR family transcriptional regulator, protein MDRLTQMATFVKTVELSSFSAAADDLNLSPQLVGKQVKMLEQHLGVSLLHRTTRRQSLTDFGRAFYPRAKLILADMQSAENLAALTRGTPSGRLRINAPVTFGIRTLSPRLLEYMVRYPQVSVDLTLSNELVDIVDDGYDAVFRIGELVSSGLKAVPLEPYQMVLCAAPSYLARRPPIINPWDLQQQECLGFTYSDGRSHWSFDSPEGRIDVPITSKLTINQGDPLLAAAVAGLGVVLQPIELVSDALRDGTLVRLLPQYPVPNTAMHILYAPDRRMTPKLRSFLEFAREAFGQRGPL, encoded by the coding sequence ATGGATCGCCTGACCCAGATGGCCACGTTCGTCAAAACAGTTGAGCTGAGTTCATTCAGCGCCGCTGCGGACGACCTGAATCTGTCCCCTCAATTGGTAGGGAAACAGGTGAAAATGCTCGAACAACATCTGGGTGTTTCCCTGCTGCACCGGACTACGCGCAGGCAAAGCCTCACCGACTTCGGCAGGGCGTTCTACCCGCGAGCAAAACTGATCCTTGCAGACATGCAGTCTGCCGAGAACCTGGCCGCCCTCACTCGGGGCACACCAAGCGGCCGCCTTCGCATCAACGCGCCGGTCACGTTCGGAATTCGCACGCTTTCGCCACGCCTGCTGGAATACATGGTTCGGTATCCTCAGGTGTCTGTTGACCTAACGTTATCGAACGAACTGGTCGATATCGTTGATGATGGTTACGACGCGGTATTTCGCATCGGCGAGCTGGTGAGCAGTGGGTTGAAGGCAGTGCCACTGGAGCCCTATCAGATGGTTTTATGCGCTGCGCCGTCCTATCTTGCACGTCGCCCTCCCATCATCAATCCGTGGGATCTACAGCAGCAGGAGTGTCTGGGGTTTACCTATTCTGATGGCCGCTCACACTGGAGCTTCGACAGCCCGGAGGGGCGTATAGATGTTCCTATTACAAGCAAATTAACGATCAATCAAGGTGATCCACTGCTGGCAGCGGCTGTAGCTGGTCTAGGTGTGGTTCTACAGCCGATAGAGTTGGTTAGCGATGCACTGCGCGATGGGACACTGGTGCGTCTGTTGCCGCAGTACCCAGTGCCGAATACCGCAATGCACATCCTCTATGCCCCTGACCGAAGAATGACTCCAAAGCTGCGCAGCTTCTTGGAGTTTGCGCGTGAGGCTTTTGGGCAGCGAGGCCCTCTCTAA
- a CDS encoding helix-turn-helix domain-containing protein, with translation MVERFECWARSQLAKGFSLAEAASAAGTSERTLARRLQSVLGKTPLSYFQDLRVEHAVHLLRTGNASVDQVAAQVGYSDGVSLRALLRRKLGRGVRELRRGG, from the coding sequence ATGGTGGAGCGCTTCGAGTGCTGGGCCAGAAGTCAGCTCGCGAAGGGGTTCTCGCTGGCCGAGGCGGCCAGCGCCGCGGGCACAAGCGAGCGCACCTTGGCGCGGCGGCTGCAAAGCGTTTTGGGCAAGACACCGTTGTCGTATTTCCAGGACCTGCGCGTGGAGCATGCCGTCCATCTCTTGCGCACCGGAAACGCGAGCGTCGACCAAGTCGCCGCACAGGTCGGGTACTCGGATGGGGTGAGCCTGCGGGCCCTGTTGCGCCGCAAGCTGGGCCGGGGTGTCAGAGAATTGCGACGCGGTGGATGA
- a CDS encoding LysR family transcriptional regulator produces the protein MIRIDDLGLFIRSAALGSFTAAALEADLLPGQVAAAIKRLERELDVRLFARTTRSLRLTAEGEQYLPTAHSVLETLQQGKENLRGENATLRGVLQVTAPSDLGRNILLPWLTLFRRQHPELTLRFFLSDQMANLFRDPVDVAIRYGPNEDANYVALPLAPRNQRVLVASPEYVQRCGSPQTPDDLSKHACLLYLQNSRVYDKWNLGGQTVQVSGPLFSDDADVVRRWSLEGEGIAYKSWLDVSADIAAERLLVLLPDYPGEASPLSLVCPHRKQISPAVSQLHTWLSSQFSALERR, from the coding sequence ATGATCCGCATCGATGATCTTGGTTTATTCATCCGCAGCGCCGCGCTGGGCAGTTTCACCGCAGCGGCGCTGGAGGCTGATCTGCTGCCTGGTCAGGTCGCTGCCGCCATCAAACGTCTGGAGCGCGAACTGGACGTGCGCCTATTCGCCCGTACGACGCGCAGCCTGCGATTGACTGCCGAGGGCGAGCAATATCTGCCCACCGCCCACTCAGTGCTAGAGACCCTGCAGCAAGGCAAGGAAAACCTGCGGGGTGAGAACGCCACGCTGCGGGGCGTGCTGCAAGTGACAGCGCCGTCCGATCTGGGGCGCAACATACTGCTGCCGTGGCTGACGCTGTTCCGCCGTCAGCATCCTGAATTGACGTTGCGTTTTTTCCTGTCGGACCAGATGGCCAATCTGTTTCGCGACCCGGTGGACGTGGCGATTCGCTACGGTCCAAATGAAGACGCCAACTACGTGGCACTGCCGCTTGCACCTCGGAACCAGCGGGTGCTGGTTGCCTCGCCGGAGTATGTGCAACGCTGCGGTTCTCCCCAAACACCGGATGACTTGAGCAAGCATGCCTGCCTTCTCTATCTTCAAAATAGCCGGGTCTACGACAAGTGGAACCTGGGCGGGCAAACCGTGCAGGTTTCGGGACCGTTGTTCAGCGATGACGCCGATGTCGTGCGGCGCTGGTCATTGGAGGGTGAAGGTATCGCCTACAAATCCTGGCTGGATGTCAGTGCAGATATCGCCGCAGAGCGTCTGCTTGTGCTGCTGCCGGATTATCCTGGCGAAGCGTCACCGTTGAGTCTGGTGTGCCCGCATCGCAAGCAGATCAGCCCTGCGGTTTCTCAGCTTCACACGTGGCTGAGTAGCCAGTTTTCTGCTCTGGAGCGCAGGTGA